A window of Eikenella corrodens contains these coding sequences:
- a CDS encoding Bbp16 family capsid cement protein gives MIIDKFLQLSDKQTVSATAPSTHEVDFGQPTPNLGLNSQPLYVVITVAEAATGAGKINFALQHSATSGTGYADVLNGVVPAADLKAGAQVVLPMPVNHKRFVRLNYTVDGAVGNGKFSAQIVAGLQANTPPADSPRIV, from the coding sequence ATGATCATTGATAAATTCCTACAACTCTCCGACAAGCAGACTGTGAGCGCCACTGCGCCATCTACGCACGAGGTGGACTTCGGTCAGCCTACCCCTAATCTTGGCTTGAACAGCCAGCCATTGTATGTAGTGATTACTGTGGCTGAAGCAGCTACCGGCGCGGGCAAGATTAACTTTGCCCTGCAGCACAGCGCCACTTCCGGCACCGGTTATGCCGATGTGCTGAACGGCGTGGTGCCGGCTGCTGATCTGAAAGCCGGTGCCCAGGTGGTGTTGCCGATGCCGGTTAATCATAAGCGTTTCGTGCGCTTGAACTACACCGTGGACGGTGCGGTGGGTAACGGCAAATTCTCTGCGCAGATTGTGGCCGGACTACAGGCGAACACGCCGCCCGCCGACAGCCCGCGCATTGTGTAG